From a single Cryptococcus neoformans var. neoformans B-3501A chromosome 3, whole genome shotgun sequence genomic region:
- a CDS encoding hypothetical protein (HMMPfam hit to UvrD-helicase, UvrD/REP helicase, score: 535.2, E(): 5.8e-158), whose amino-acid sequence MDGLITGITSYPYLASLNQAQLKAVTASPSVPLQILAGPGSGKTRVLTCRVAYLVQHHKYSPNEIVAVTFTNKSANEMRKRLQKLLGDKQADQLVLGTFHATCVKYLRRYGKLINLSNNFVIADAEDCKKIMSGILKSRKAALDEASMSLKEGVVLSEISKAKAKGEPPEAMAIRAAQNKNAFTNTLAVIADLYEEYQLALTEANSLDFDDLLLYALRLFKEAPRVVENIRHILVDEFQDTNTTQYELLKRFAKAHKGVSVVGDPDQSIYGWRSAEIENLNKMTKDFPGVEAIYLEENYRSTGSILDAAHAIVSQDRQRIQKSLFTSHPKSAPVTLKVFSTPVIEASFISTEIKRLIAYSGGLLRYDDFAILLRYNALSRVIESSLQKDSIPNRIVGGHKFFERMEIKDLLAYLQLADNPGFNLNSDSFTQPAFVRVVNVPKRSIGDKTLTDILSTAKSMKISPMQLCERVTDGEGIPANIKPGVKKSLANFVGVIRKLRRAAEGGASVADLIKMVIEKVNYEDYLRTSQPDWDSRWENVKELVSSPPTFLLFLHHRVPLWPWLTDLENGNSQISYSVTVAEEQARLSGSEYGIAPEERGFMPANSAAVEAMVNEAYERGKGKEVKQDGDTRRVKEEKRVHPMFRRQASGSDKGSQGLDTSSAARSRSRSDSSAVDSKRIPRKKGSVKTNERHDGVIELLSSDEEENDIKPDVKSKKEVVDGVKQINVADAPSDSVESLANAPDNLTPLAYFLQTSMLSTDTESGQDDASTPKVTIMTVHAAKGLEWPVVFIPAVEQGTFPSYRCTEPHEIAEERRLLYVAMTRAQSFLTMSYCQFRMMGGEENNKEASEFLGDVMRHQPALLATDQPNVDTVVRKHMSAMLCRPMPDEDLTKDMIMKHVRAAPPLSTWDPPERSSWGEKINRFARRDVTKAARATEYWASDVDEYALPSDSLSASTSSPYTTSFTSARMNSGLSRPPAALPMAPQKKPPPPSVKSANRHIPPTMPFTFNTKEEIKEETSLDSLMSGGNKSLEMMAGLGLPADLPPDLVGPSAGAGGELAGRGSLEVARGKKRLGMGRPAPWGSKKPRK is encoded by the exons ATGGACGGTTTAATTACTGGTATTACGTCGTACCCATATCTTGCGTCCCTTAACCAAGCTCAATTGAAAG CCGTTACTGCAAGCCCTTCAGTCCCTCTGCAAATCCTTGCCGGACCAGGATCTGGAAAAACCAGGGTCCTCACCTGTCGTGTCGCCTATCTGGTACAGCATCATAAATACTCGCCAAATGAGATCGTCGCGGTTACTTTCACCAACAAATCGGCTAATGAGATGCGAAAGAGGCTGCAGAAGTTACTTGGGGATAAGCAAGCTGATCAATTGGTACTAG GTACATTCCACGCGACATGTGTCAAGTACTTGAGAAGGTACGGCAAATTGATTAATCTGTCCAACAACTTTGTAATCGCCGATGCTGAAGACTG CAAGAAAATCATGAGTGGTATACTGAAAAGCCGAAAAGCTGCATTAGATGAAGCATCAATGTCTCTGAAAGAAGGAGTCGTCTTATCAGAAATATCCAAAGCTAAAGCAAAAGGGGAGCCGCCGGAGGCTATGGCAATACGCGCCGCGCAAAATAAGAATGCTTTCACAAATACGCTTGCGGTCATCGCAGACCTCTACGAAGAGTACCAACTCGCCCTGACAGAGGCGAATTCGTTGGACTTTGACGACTTGCTGCTGTATGCCCTGCGACTATTCAAAGAAGCGCCTAGAGTGGTAGAGAACATACGGCATATCTTGGTGGACGAGTTCCAA GATACTAACACAACACAATACGAGCTCTTGAAACGCTTTGCAAAAGCTCATAAAGGCGTGAGCGTCGTTGGAGACCCGGATCAGTCGATCTATGGCTGGCGTTCTGCAGAGATTGAGAACTTGAACAAGATGACGAAGG ATTTCCCTGGTGTAGAAGCGATCTATTTGGAAGAAAACTACAGGTCCACCGGATCCATTCTTGATGCTGCCCACGCCATCGTTTCCCAAG ATCGCCAGCGAATACAAAAGAGTCTTTTCACTTCCCACCCCAAAAGCGCTCCTGTTACCCTTAAAGTCTTTAGTACTCCCGTCATCGAAGCGAGCTTCATTTCCACCGAGATCAAGCGCCTCATTGCATATTCTGGTGGTCTACTGAGATACGATGACTTTGCCATTCTCT TACGTTACAATGCCTTGTCTCGGGTGATAGAATCTTCCCTCCAAAAGGATAGTATCCCCAACCGTATTGTTGGAGGGCACAAGTTCTTTGAACGAATGGAAATCAAGGATTTGTTGGCGTATCTTCAGCTGGCCGATAATCCGGGCTTCAAC CTGAACAGTGATTCTTTTACCCAGCCTGCGTTTGTACGAGTTGTCAATGTCCCCAAACGCTCCATCGGGGACAAG ACCCTCACAGATATCCTAAGTACAGCGAAGTCAATGAAGATATCCCCCATGCAGTTATGTGAGCGGGTCACAGATGGCGAAGGCATACCTGCAAACATCAAACCGGgcgtgaagaagagtcttGCGAACTTTGTCGGTGTGATCAGGAAACTAAGACGAGCAGCGGAAGGT GGTGCATCTGTGGCCGACCTGATCAAAATGGTCATCGAGAAAGTCAATTATGAAGATTATCTCCGTACTTCGCAGCCGGATTGGGACTCCAGATGGGAAAATGTCAAGGAACTGGTTAGTTCTCCCccaaccttccttcttttcctacATCATCGTGTTCCCCTATGGCCATGGTTGACTGACCTCGAGAATGGCAATTCACAGATTTCATACAGTGTCACTGTCGCTGAAGAGCAAGCTCGTTTATCTGGATCCGAATATGGGATTGCTCctgaagaaagaggattCATGCCGGCCAATTCTGCAGCTGTTGAGGCTATGGTGAACGAGGCAtatgaaagaggaaaaggaaaagaagtcAAGCAGGATGGAGATACGAGGCGggtaaaagaagaaaaacgGGTACACCCCATGTTTAGGCGCCAGGCAAGCGGGAGTGACAAGGGTAGTCAGGGACTTGATACGTCCTCGGCAGCGAGGAGTCGGAGTAGGAGCGATTCAAGTGCTGTGGATAGCAAAAGAATACcgcggaagaagggttcTGTAAAGACGAATGAAAGGCATGATGGGGTGATAGAATTGCTTTcgagtgatgaggaagaaaacGATATCAAGCCAGATGTAAAGTCGAAGAAAGAAGTTGTCGATGGAGTTAAGCAGATCAATGTGGCCGATGCCCCCTCTGATTCGGTGGAATCACTAGCCAACGCACCTGATAA TTTGACGCCCCTGGCATACTTCCTTCAAACTTCCATGTTATCGACGGATACTGAATCAGGTCAAGATGATGCTTCTACACCC AAAGTCACGATCATGACTGTCCATGCTGCAAAAGGTCTCGAATGGCCTGTGGTCTTTATACCTGCTG TCGAGCAAGGTACCTTCCCTTCTTATCGTTGCACCGAACCTCATGAAATAGCAGAAGAACGACGATTACTCTACGTCGCTATGACTCGAGCGCAAAGTTTCTTG ACAATGTCGTATTGTCAGTTCAGAATGATGGGCGGGGAAGAGAACAACAAAGAGGCTAGTGAGTTTTTGGGGGATGTTATGCGGCATCAGCCG GCTTTATTAGCAACCGACCAGCCTAACGTGGATACGGTCGTGAGGAAGCACATGTCTGCCATGCTATGTCGACCTATGCCTGATGAGGATCTGACGAAAGACATGATCATGAAGCA TGTTCGTGCAGCCCCTCCCCTGAGTACTTGGGATCCACCTGAGCGTTCTTCATGgggagagaagatcaaCCGCTTTGCTCGTCGGGATGTCACCAAGGCTGCTCGTGCGACTGAATACTGGGCATCAGACGTTGACGAGTACGCCCTCCCGTCCGATTCATTGtctgcctccacctcttccccatATACAACTAGCTTTACCTCTGCTCGAATGAACTCCGGCCTTTCCAGACCGCCGGCCGCGTTGCCGATGGCGCCCCAAAAGAAACCTCCTCCGCCATCTGTAAAATCTGCCAACAGACATATACCACCTACAATGCCGTTCACATTTAATACAAAGGAGGAAATAAAGGAGGAAACATCATTAGACTCATTAATGAGTGGGGGTAATAAGAGTTtagagatgatggcggGGCTAGGTTTGCCCGCTGATCTACCTCCTGATCTTGTCGGGCCCTCCGCTGGCGCGGGCGGTGAATtggcaggaagaggatcgCTTGAGGTTGccagaggaaagaagagactggggatgggaagacCAGCGCCATGGGGAAGCAAAAAGCCTCGAAAATAA
- a CDS encoding hypothetical protein (HMMPfam hit to Exo_endo_phos, Endonuclease/Exonuclease/phosphatase family, score: 146.0, E(): 8.1e-41; HMMPfam hit to Syja_N, SacI homology domain, score: 200.0, E(): 4.5e-57), with protein sequence MPGALYLRPSPRAFFLITDSHALVFRQPSSSESKASRGVVVAEFLPLEEVDYNDLIKVKGRADGVLGVVSVPSERSPIPEIFLLLLTHSISLPPLIPSSSLQPSRIISVEFHSLSSPFWDQPELTNAARSLDYGYDDEYDEVSATYAAAGGNSTQMSAAQQAGLQHPCSGMKKYLESGSFFFAQDCKWDISSRLSSSSNWVKEQQSSSGGGHPLEDFDERFVWNKSLLEPFLDFRKGLGEEMRQNLDDQAMLIPIIQGFCGSLPIHTGRSSNSALGMISRLSWKRAGARFRTRGIDDDGQVANFVETEVLLALEGVCMSYVQVRGSVPLFWQQPNAGLGTLQQRVEITRPPQATQPAFDKHFLELLSEYSSIHAINLLGQKDAESMLSQAYSSHLTSLKCALDKAPPEEKERMNAAPRGTLELSPYDFHSAVRLGGHDKVRYDLDRSLREVVSSRERFGWTVVDMDNGDVVEEQQGVFRVNCLDCLDRTNYVQDVLSTLTITSFLSSLSSPLLSSPTLWSAHRELWADNGDRLSKIYAGTGAINTSATRSGKKTFAGLLSDATKSVGRAYINNFQDKGKQAAIDMLLGMMAGQRPVILFDPISESVQAALATRANEYSSTRKVTIFSGTWNLNGKAPNEALDSWLFPPDTPEPDIYMIAFQEIVELTAGQILQTDPAKKRMWEKFIMDTFAMRKGGKDSDYVLFRGDQLVGTALIIVVKKHLVPHIRNVESATKKTGLQGLSGNKGGVAIRLNLYDSTVCFVTCHLAAGHSNVGDRNADWRTVVGGTRFLRGKVIEDHDWWEADEHLGHRIIIWAADFNYRVSLPNLEVRDLVKANSLDALLGADQLLKAMDAGEVFMGYDEGPIRFPPTYKYDNGTDSYDTSEKQRIPAWTDRVLFKGSALRLHEYTRAELMTSDHRPVYAVFEATIREIDRAKKEEIAKELVHGLVKSGAEKKIAAKVGVEIGGGGARDLARGMAKVGLSPSKNQRYPPRPSSSASTSEKGSPTLAAGRIRSISTLQPPSTSATSSLRALAPSRSSSSLSLKERSTPPLPPRPNLPSRPSQTLLHSPSKPSTRLQAPPSLPPASRSRSTSHASANGTGLASSVTSAYPGAPSPVTPSSTGDFVIIPQPSTSDINVSAGARLAPSLPPRAIPVAPKISPSKNSIKIDNEQKAPTRREAPPIPRKSLDINGSPPKGLMSPVTPDVVKAKNVLTGAAGASVYAGTRTRTRPIPPKPLTKTSSGSVAAMVASLNGNDKKTNDDTRTSNPQATLTSADAEQSAGSGPAMTDKADVSTSPKSKKHAPVVPKKPVALKGAGAEQ encoded by the exons ATGCCGGGCGCTCTATACCTTCGCCCATCTCCTcgcgccttcttcctcattaCAGATTCTCATGCCCTCGTGTTCCGAcaaccatcctcttccgagTCCAAGGCGTCCAGAGGCGTGGTAGTGGCAGAGTTTCTCCCtttggaagaagtagaCTATAATGACCTCATCAAGGTAAAAGGAAGGGCGGATGGAGTATTGGGAGTTGTCAGCGTACCTAGCG AACGATCTCCAATCCCAGAAATCTTCTTACTCCTTCTGACTCATTCAATttctcttccgcctctcatcccatcttcttccctccagCCTTCTCGGATTATCTCTGTTGAATTCCactctctttcctctcccttctgGGACCAACCCGAACTTACCAACGCTGCCAGGTCTCTTGATTACGGCTATGACGATGAATATGACGAAGTCAGTGCGACATATGCCGCTGCTGGAGGTAATTCTACCCAAATGTCGGCAGCACAACAAGCAGGCCTTCAACATCCATGTAGCGGAATGAAAAAGTATCTCGAATCAGgatccttcttttttgctcAAGACTGCAAATGGGATATTTCATCTCGTCTATCAAGCTCTTCCAACTGGGTCAAAGAACAACAATCGAGTTCCGGTGGTGGTCACCCTTTGGAGGATTTCGACGAGAGGTTTGTCTGGAACAAGAGTCTGTTGGAACCGTTCCTCGACTTTAGAAAAGGTCTCGGCGAAGAGATGCGCCAGAACCTAGACGACCAAGCCATGCTCATACCTATCATCCAGGGATTCTGCGGGTCCCTTCCAATCCATACTGGGAGATCATCCAATTCTGCTCTGGGGATGATCAGCAGGCTCAGCTGGAAGCGAGCTGGAGCACGATTCCGTACGAGAGGAATCGATGACGATGGCCAAGTAGCCAACTTTGTGGAGACCGAAGTCCTGCTAGCCTTGGAGGGCGTGTGTATGAGCTATGTGCAGGTGAGAGGAAGTGTACCTCTTTTCTGGCAACAACCTAATGCAGGGTTGGGCACATTGCAACAAAGAGTTGAGATCACCAGG CCACCACAAGCGACTCAGCCAGCATTCGACAAACATTTCCTCGAGCTATTATCAGAATACAGCTCCATTCACGCTATCAACCTTCTGGGCCAGAAAGATGCTGAATCTATGCTATCTCAAGCATACTCCTCCCATCTTACATCGCTCAAATGTGCTCTTGACAAAGCACCcccagaagaaaaagaacgTATGAACGCCGCACCTCGTGGGACGTTAGAATTGTCCCCCTATGATTTTCACTCTGCGGTGAGGCTGGGTGGGCATGATAAAGTAAGATACGATTTGGATAGGAGCCTGAGGGAGGTGGTGAGTAGTAGGGAGAGATTTGGGTGGACGGTAGTGGATATGGATAATGGAGATGTAGTGGAAGAGCAGCAAGGTGTTTTCCGGGTAAACTGTCTAGACTG CCTCGACAGAACAAATTACGTCCAAGACGTCCTTTCCAcactcaccatcacctccttcctctcctccctgtcctcccctcttctctcctccccaacCCTCTGGTCCGCCCACCGCGAGCTCTGGGCCGACAACGGTGATCGCTTATCCAAAATCTACGCCGGCACGGGCGCTATCAACACCTCTGCGACGAGGAGTGGGAAAAAGACTTTTGCTGGTTTGTTAAGCGATGCGACGAAGAGTGTAGGGAGAGCGTATATAAATAATTTTCAAGATAAAGGGAAGCAGGCGGCCATTGATATGCTTTTG GGAATGATGGCGGGTCAAAGACCTGTCATTCTTTTTGATCCCATAAGCGAGTCTGTTCAAGCGGCGTTAGCAACGAG GGCGAATGAGTATTCGTCGACTAGAAAggtcaccatcttctctggAACGTGGAATCTTAATGGAAAG GCTCCCAATGAGGCGCTGGATTCATGGCTCTTCCCTCCTG ATACCCCCGA ACCCGATATCTACATGATTGCCTTTCAAGAAATTGTCGAACTAACCGCTGGCCAAATCTTACAAACCGACCCCGCTAAGAAACGTATGTGGGAAAAATTCATCATGGATACGTTTGCGATGCggaaaggagggaaagatTCGGATTATGTGCTGTTTAGAGGTGATCAGCTCGTCGGCACGGCTTTGATCATTGTTGTGAAAAAGCATCTTGTTCCGCATATACGGAATGTTGAAAGTGCTACTAAAAAG ACCGGTCTTCAGGGCTTAAGCGGTAACAAAGGCGGTGTAGCAATCCGGTTAAACCTGTATGACTCAACAGTTTGTTTTGTGACTTGCCATCTGGCAGCAGGACATTCGAATGTAGGTGACAGAAATGCGGATTGGAGGACGGTCGTAGGCGGTACAAGGTTCTTGAGGGGGAAAGTTATTGAAGATCATGA CTGGTGGGAGGCTGATGAGCACTTGGGACATAGGATCATTATTTGGGCGGCAGATTTT AATTACCGTGTTTCGCTCCCTAATCTTGAAGTAAGAGACCTCGTAAAGGCCAACAGTTTAGATGCTTTGCTCGGCGCAGATCAATTGTTGAAAGCCATGGACGCTGGAGAGGTGTTTATGGGGTACGATGAAGGACCGATCCGGTTCCC ACCAACTTACAAGTA CGATAATGGAACGGACAGTTATGATACGAGTGAGAAGCAGAGAATCCCCGCTTGGACAG ATCGAGTCTTGTTCAAAGGCTCCGCTCTCCGTTTACATGAGTACACCCGCGCCGAACTCATGACGTCCGATCACCGCCCTGTTTACGCAGTCTTTGAGGCGACCATCCGCGAGATCGATCGTgcaaaaaaggaggagatcgCAAAAGAGTTGGTACATGGGCTCGTAAAGAGTGGtgcggagaagaagatcgcAGCAAAAGTAGGTGTGGAGattggaggtggtggagcaaGAGATTTGGCGAGGGGTATGGCGAAAG TCGGCTTGTCGCCATCGAAAAATCAGAGATATCCGCCTCGGCCGAGCTCATCGGCGTCTACAAGTGAGAAGGGCAGTCCAACACTTGCAGCAGGTCGAATTCGCTCTATCTCAACACTCCAACCCCCATCTACCTCTGCCACTAGTTCTCTCAGAGCTCTAGCCCCAAGTAGATCGTCATCCAGTCTATCTCTTAAAGAAAGATCCACTCCACCACTACCTCCTCGTCCAAATCTTCCTTCCAGACCATCTCAGACTCTCCTGCACTCACCTTCAAAGCCGTCGACAAGGCTCCAAGCCCCCCCATCATTACCCCCGGCTTCGCGTTCGAGGTCGACGTCGCATGCTTCTGCGAATGGAACAGGTTTGGCCTCATCAGTCACTTCTGCGTATCCTGGAGCCCCTTCCCCTGTGACACCGAGTTCTACCGGCGATTTTGTTATCATTCCTCAGCCTTCTACCTCTGACATTAATGTTTCCGCCGGAGCGCGTCTTGCGCCTTCTTTACCACCTCGCGCAATCCCTGTTGCCCCCAAGATCTCTCCATCCAAAAATAGTATCAAAATTGACAATGAACAAAAAGCCCCGACTCGGCGGGAAGCACCTCCTATACCACGTAAATCATTAGACATCAACGGATCTCCTCCCAAGGGGTTGATGTCACCGGTGACTCCCGATGTTGTGAAAGCAAAAAATGTCTTGACTGGAGCCGCGGGTGCGAGTGTGTATGCTGGGACACGTACACGTACGAGACCTATCCCACCCAAACCATTGACCAAGACGTCCTCAGGTTCTGTAGCAGCAATGGTGGCATCATTGAATGGAAATGATAAGAAGACGAATGACGATACGAGGACGAGTAATCCGCAGGCAACTTTAACAAGCGCGGATGCCGAGCAAAGTGCGGGATCGGGCCCGGCGATGACGGACAAGGCGGATGTTTCGACATCTCCGAAAAGCAAAAAGCATGCACCTGTGGTGCCCAAAAAGCCTGTAGCGCTGAAAGGCGCGGGTGCAGAGCAGTAA